A single Nostoc sp. PCC 7107 DNA region contains:
- a CDS encoding proline--tRNA ligase: MRLSQILFVTLRDDPADAEIPSHKLLLRAGYIRRIGSGIYAYLPFMWRVLQKVSQIVREEMNTTGAQECLLPQLQPADLWKESGRWDTYTKAEGIMFSLIDRREQQLGLGPTHEEVITAIARDMIRSYRQLPLHLYQLQTKFRDEIRPRFGLMRGREFIMKDGYSFHVDEESLKKTYQDMYQAYSNMLRRAGLAFRPVEADSGAIGGSGSTEFMVLAEAGEDEVLYTEDGKYAANVEKAVSLPADAETSPFTSYEKRETPGTDTIEKLSSFLKCSPTQIVKSVLYQTVYDNGVTVLVLVSIRGDQEVNEVKLQNELTRLAGNYDAKAIIALTVPNAETQQTWAVKSLPLGYIAPDISDEYIAGSKQVHAKFVRLVDKTAVDLKNFVTGANETGYHVVGANWNEQFKLPESIVDLRKARPGDRAIHNPEQTLSSARGIEVGHIFQLGTKYSQALGATYTNEQGEEKPLVMGCYGVGVSRLAQSAVEQSYDKDGIIWPVAIAPYHAIVTIPNINDAQQVQIAEKIYTELNQAGIETLLDDRDERAGVKFKDADLIGIPYRIVTGRAIANGKVEVVERATRQSQEIAIDEVITTLKQWVTAAIEVKN; encoded by the coding sequence ATGCGACTGTCACAAATTTTATTCGTTACACTTCGGGATGATCCTGCTGATGCGGAAATTCCTAGCCATAAGTTATTACTGCGTGCAGGGTATATTCGTCGCATCGGTAGCGGTATTTATGCTTATCTCCCTTTTATGTGGCGGGTGTTGCAAAAGGTTTCTCAAATTGTGCGGGAAGAAATGAACACCACAGGCGCACAAGAATGTTTGTTACCCCAATTACAACCCGCTGATTTGTGGAAAGAATCAGGACGTTGGGATACTTACACCAAAGCTGAGGGAATTATGTTTTCCCTAATCGATCGCCGTGAGCAACAATTAGGGTTAGGGCCGACTCATGAAGAAGTGATCACAGCGATCGCTCGTGATATGATTCGCTCTTATCGTCAGTTACCGCTACATCTCTACCAACTGCAAACCAAATTCCGTGACGAAATTCGCCCCCGCTTTGGTTTGATGCGCGGCCGAGAATTCATCATGAAAGACGGTTATTCTTTCCACGTCGATGAAGAAAGCCTGAAAAAAACCTACCAAGATATGTATCAAGCCTACAGCAATATGCTGCGGCGGGCTGGGTTGGCGTTTCGTCCAGTAGAGGCTGACTCTGGTGCAATTGGTGGTTCCGGTTCTACCGAATTTATGGTGTTGGCGGAAGCTGGCGAAGACGAGGTTCTTTATACCGAAGATGGTAAATACGCCGCTAACGTCGAAAAAGCCGTGTCTTTACCTGCGGATGCAGAAACTTCACCGTTTACCAGTTATGAAAAGCGGGAAACGCCAGGAACAGATACGATTGAAAAACTCTCTTCATTTTTGAAATGTTCTCCTACCCAAATAGTTAAAAGCGTTTTGTATCAAACAGTTTATGATAATGGGGTGACTGTATTGGTACTAGTAAGCATTCGCGGAGATCAGGAAGTCAACGAAGTTAAATTACAAAATGAATTGACGCGGTTAGCTGGTAATTACGACGCAAAAGCAATCATCGCCTTAACTGTACCCAACGCGGAAACACAACAAACCTGGGCGGTGAAATCGCTTCCTTTAGGTTACATCGCACCAGATATTAGCGATGAATATATTGCAGGTAGTAAACAAGTCCACGCTAAATTTGTGCGGTTAGTCGATAAAACAGCCGTTGATTTAAAAAACTTTGTGACTGGTGCGAATGAAACTGGTTATCACGTCGTTGGAGCAAATTGGAATGAGCAATTTAAGCTACCAGAAAGTATAGTAGATTTGCGGAAAGCCAGACCAGGCGATCGCGCCATTCACAACCCCGAACAAACTCTTTCTAGTGCTAGAGGTATCGAGGTTGGTCACATCTTCCAATTAGGCACAAAATATTCCCAGGCTTTGGGTGCAACTTATACCAACGAACAAGGGGAAGAAAAACCCTTGGTGATGGGTTGTTATGGTGTGGGTGTGTCGCGGTTGGCACAGTCAGCGGTTGAGCAATCTTACGATAAAGATGGGATTATTTGGCCTGTAGCGATCGCACCTTATCACGCGATCGTCACAATTCCTAACATTAATGATGCTCAACAAGTGCAAATTGCCGAAAAAATTTATACCGAACTTAATCAAGCTGGAATTGAAACATTATTAGATGACCGTGATGAACGTGCCGGAGTTAAATTTAAAGACGCTGATTTAATTGGTATACCTTATAGAATTGTTACCGGACGTGCAATTGCCAACGGCAAAGTTGAAGTAGTAGAAAGAGCCACTCGGCAATCTCAAGAAATTGCCATTGATGAAGTCATCACTACACTAAAACAATGGGTTACAGCAGCAATAGAAGTTAAAAATTAA
- a CDS encoding GerMN domain-containing protein, with translation MNNEPRSNRVSSGVIAAVSAAVIAVSGGVAWLTTTPSNKAPVTTNPANPNQSIQQPTQPTTTQPNEKTAQVYWLKPKETNVALVPQPIQVAANQPNQALERAFQALLEGPSDSTDSTTIPKGTKLLSLNVKGDEVHVNLSDSFTSGGGSTSMVGRVGQVVYTASSLNPKAKIYIDVNGKRLDVLGGEGVELQQPLTRESFDKNYPL, from the coding sequence ATGAATAATGAACCAAGATCTAATCGCGTATCTTCAGGTGTCATTGCAGCCGTCTCAGCCGCTGTGATTGCAGTTAGTGGTGGGGTAGCTTGGTTGACAACTACCCCGTCAAATAAAGCCCCTGTAACAACCAATCCCGCCAACCCTAATCAAAGCATTCAACAGCCAACACAGCCAACAACTACCCAACCAAATGAAAAAACTGCTCAAGTTTACTGGCTAAAACCTAAAGAAACAAATGTAGCTTTAGTTCCTCAACCCATTCAAGTAGCAGCTAACCAGCCTAACCAAGCTTTAGAAAGAGCTTTTCAGGCTTTATTAGAAGGGCCAAGCGACAGTACAGATTCCACAACTATTCCCAAAGGTACTAAGCTACTGAGCTTAAATGTCAAAGGTGATGAAGTTCACGTCAATTTATCAGATAGCTTTACCAGTGGTGGTGGTAGTACCTCAATGGTGGGGCGTGTCGGACAAGTTGTATACACAGCCTCCAGCTTGAACCCTAAAGCTAAGATTTACATTGACGTGAACGGCAAGCGTTTAGATGTATTAGGTGGCGAAGGCGTAGAGTTGCAACAACCCCTAACGCGTGAAAGCTTTGATAAAAATTATCCGCTTTAG
- a CDS encoding helix-turn-helix transcriptional regulator: MKQALPVPPEVVQQVAEYFSLLSEPMRLRLLHLLRDEEKCVQELVEATQTSQANVSKHLKVMWQAGILSRRSEGTCAYYRVEDKMIFELCNQVCDRIATRLEQQARNFRVLNTKI, encoded by the coding sequence ATGAAACAAGCGTTGCCTGTACCGCCGGAAGTGGTGCAACAAGTAGCCGAATATTTCAGCCTATTAAGTGAGCCGATGCGTCTGCGGCTACTACACTTATTACGGGATGAAGAAAAATGTGTACAAGAATTGGTAGAGGCAACACAAACTTCACAGGCTAATGTCTCCAAACACCTGAAAGTAATGTGGCAAGCCGGAATCCTCAGCCGTCGCAGTGAAGGCACTTGCGCTTACTATCGGGTGGAAGACAAAATGATTTTTGAATTGTGCAATCAGGTGTGCGATCGCATCGCTACAAGGTTAGAACAGCAAGCTCGTAACTTTCGCGTTCTCAACACAAAAATTTAG
- the accB gene encoding acetyl-CoA carboxylase biotin carboxyl carrier protein — protein sequence MPLDFNEIRQLLVTIAQTDIAEVTLKSDDFELTVRKAVSFNNHAVPPATIGSMAAVTTVAATGVAPTLSTERILDNAAGAGVQTSANAPSAIDQRLVEVASPMVGTFYRAPAPGEAPFVEVGDRVRKGQTVCIIEAMKLMNEIEAEISGQVMEILLQNGEPVEYGQPLMRINPD from the coding sequence GTGCCTTTGGACTTTAATGAAATCCGCCAACTATTGGTGACTATTGCACAAACAGATATTGCAGAAGTAACTCTTAAAAGTGATGACTTTGAGTTAACAGTACGTAAAGCTGTGAGCTTTAACAATCACGCTGTACCACCAGCTACTATTGGTAGTATGGCGGCAGTAACGACAGTTGCAGCAACGGGTGTAGCACCAACGCTCTCCACAGAGCGTATTTTAGATAATGCGGCTGGTGCTGGTGTACAAACGTCAGCGAATGCGCCTTCAGCGATAGATCAAAGATTAGTAGAAGTTGCTTCACCAATGGTTGGGACTTTTTATCGCGCACCCGCACCAGGCGAAGCGCCTTTTGTGGAAGTAGGCGATCGCGTCCGTAAAGGACAAACGGTGTGTATCATTGAAGCGATGAAGTTAATGAACGAAATTGAAGCCGAAATTTCCGGGCAAGTTATGGAAATTCTTCTTCAAAATGGCGAACCTGTAGAATATGGTCAACCTTTGATGCGAATTAACCCTGATTAA
- the efp gene encoding elongation factor P: MISSNDFRPGVSIVLDGSVWRVVDFLHVKPGKGSAFVRTTLKNVQTGKVLDRTFRAGETVPQATLEKSTMQHTYKEGDEFVFMDMETYEEGRLSATQIGDRVKYLKEGMEVNVIRWGEQVLEVELPNSVVLEITQTDPGVKGDTATGGTKPAIVETGATIMVPLFISQGERIRIDTREDKYLGRE; this comes from the coding sequence ATGATTTCTAGTAACGACTTTCGACCCGGTGTATCAATTGTATTAGACGGGTCTGTATGGCGGGTGGTAGATTTTCTCCACGTTAAACCCGGTAAAGGTTCGGCGTTTGTCAGAACAACTCTAAAAAACGTTCAAACCGGGAAGGTTCTGGATAGGACTTTCCGGGCTGGGGAAACTGTGCCGCAAGCGACTCTGGAAAAAAGCACGATGCAGCATACCTATAAAGAGGGCGATGAGTTTGTCTTTATGGATATGGAAACCTATGAAGAAGGACGACTCAGCGCAACGCAAATCGGCGATCGCGTTAAATACCTCAAAGAAGGTATGGAAGTCAATGTGATTCGTTGGGGTGAGCAGGTTTTAGAAGTAGAATTACCTAATTCTGTAGTATTAGAAATCACTCAGACCGATCCTGGGGTCAAGGGCGATACAGCTACAGGTGGCACTAAACCAGCCATAGTAGAAACTGGTGCCACGATTATGGTTCCCTTGTTTATTTCTCAAGGAGAACGGATTCGGATTGATACTCGTGAAGATAAATATTTAGGCAGGGAATAA
- a CDS encoding peptidylprolyl isomerase — protein MFKLIKSWLKSSLVTLLLVTIFLGINTAGWTPSSNAALPSGNAITDGKALLRYALPIKNEPIRQLQASLEDISTQLRANRRWGAISKDLSKASRVLDKPSQILASVPEERQPKAQEWVDEIKSGVAKLQELTQSKDKEQILQGRNKLLNLVSLLEESMVKEFPFEVPEEYSNLPQLKGRATLEFKTNKGNLIVVVDGYSAPVTAGNFVDLVQRGFYNGLEFTRSEESYVLQTGDPPGKEQGFIDPKTGEYRAVPLEILVEGDKAPTYGITLEDAGRYLDMPVLPFSSFGALAMARPESEVNGGSSQVFFFLFEPELTPAGRNLLDGRYSVFGYVTEGKDVLDTLKAGDKIESATVVQGIENLVEPQA, from the coding sequence ATGTTTAAGTTAATAAAATCCTGGCTAAAGTCCAGCCTAGTAACACTACTGTTGGTAACTATATTTTTAGGCATCAATACAGCTGGCTGGACTCCCTCCAGTAATGCCGCCTTGCCCTCTGGCAATGCAATTACTGACGGCAAAGCTTTGTTGCGTTATGCACTCCCAATTAAAAATGAACCAATACGGCAACTACAAGCCAGTCTAGAAGACATATCAACCCAGTTGCGGGCTAATCGACGCTGGGGCGCTATTTCCAAAGACCTCAGCAAAGCCTCTCGTGTTCTCGATAAACCTTCACAAATCTTAGCAAGCGTCCCCGAAGAACGCCAACCCAAAGCCCAAGAATGGGTTGATGAGATCAAATCTGGTGTAGCCAAACTGCAAGAATTGACACAATCCAAAGATAAAGAACAAATTCTGCAAGGGAGAAACAAACTACTGAATTTAGTTTCATTACTAGAAGAGTCGATGGTCAAAGAATTTCCCTTTGAAGTGCCAGAGGAGTATAGTAATTTACCCCAACTCAAAGGTCGTGCCACCTTAGAATTTAAAACCAATAAAGGCAACTTAATAGTTGTTGTTGATGGTTATAGCGCACCAGTAACCGCTGGTAACTTTGTGGATTTAGTACAAAGAGGATTTTATAACGGGTTAGAATTTACCCGTTCTGAAGAATCTTACGTCTTGCAAACTGGCGACCCACCAGGCAAAGAACAAGGGTTTATTGATCCAAAAACAGGCGAATATCGGGCTGTTCCTTTAGAAATTTTAGTAGAAGGTGATAAAGCCCCAACCTACGGCATTACCTTAGAAGATGCTGGTCGTTATCTAGATATGCCAGTTTTACCTTTCTCATCCTTTGGTGCATTAGCAATGGCGCGTCCTGAAAGCGAAGTCAATGGTGGTTCTTCGCAAGTGTTCTTCTTCTTGTTTGAACCAGAACTCACCCCCGCCGGACGTAACTTGCTGGATGGACGTTACTCTGTTTTTGGTTATGTCACAGAAGGCAAAGATGTTTTAGATACACTTAAAGCTGGTGACAAAATTGAATCAGCCACCGTAGTTCAAGGAATAGAAAATTTAGTTGAGCCACAGGCTTAG
- a CDS encoding Uma2 family endonuclease, translating into MVTTPVTKLTFAEYLTYDDGSGFHYELVDGRLELMNPPTIEHFLISKFLEQTLDEEILRLSLPWLTFRETGTRTGRNKSRLTDLCVVTQEQARDLLKASAVFESAPLLIIEVVSPDSIKRDYRHKRSEYAAVGVAEYWIVDPLELKITVLLLEEGFYEETVFTADQKIVSQTFPEVAIAPDQVFTAGNL; encoded by the coding sequence ATGGTCACTACACCAGTAACAAAACTCACATTTGCAGAGTATTTAACTTATGATGATGGCAGTGGTTTTCACTACGAGTTAGTGGATGGCAGACTGGAATTAATGAATCCCCCAACGATTGAACATTTTCTAATTTCTAAATTTCTGGAGCAAACGCTAGATGAGGAAATCTTGCGTTTAAGTTTACCTTGGTTAACTTTTCGGGAAACTGGGACGAGAACAGGAAGAAATAAGTCTAGGTTAACTGATTTATGTGTAGTAACACAGGAGCAAGCAAGAGACTTACTGAAGGCTTCCGCTGTGTTTGAGTCAGCACCATTATTGATTATAGAGGTAGTTAGTCCTGATTCGATCAAGCGAGACTATCGCCACAAGCGGTCTGAATATGCGGCGGTTGGAGTGGCAGAATATTGGATTGTCGACCCGTTGGAGTTAAAAATTACTGTGTTGTTGCTGGAAGAAGGATTTTACGAAGAAACGGTGTTTACGGCTGACCAAAAGATTGTATCGCAGACTTTTCCAGAAGTGGCGATCGCTCCTGATCAAGTATTTACAGCCGGAAATCTGTAA
- the thiL gene encoding thiamine-phosphate kinase yields MTTIKDIGEQGLLAKLQSFCPTEMIGDDAAVLVTVPEKSLVVTTDVLVDGVHFSDATTSPEDAGWRAAAANLSDLAAMGADPLGITVGLGLPGDLQVSWVERLYQGMTECLQQYNTPIVGGDVVRSPVTTISITAFGQVDPQRIIRRSAAKVGDAIVVTGVHGASYAGLQLRLHPQLGHNLTPAEKMTLIKAHQRPQPRLDVLPILWDIFSPSPLPIAGMDSSDGLADAVLQICRVSGVGAVLERHQIPLHPSFECWLKPEQAMEYALYGGEDFELVLCLPQEQANALVNKLNQSAAIIGSITSGSQALLHDKHEKIPDQVLSLGQGFQHFDQ; encoded by the coding sequence ATGACAACAATTAAAGATATTGGCGAACAAGGCCTGTTAGCAAAATTACAAAGCTTCTGTCCCACAGAGATGATTGGGGATGATGCAGCAGTTCTGGTAACTGTGCCAGAAAAATCTTTAGTAGTAACAACAGATGTCTTAGTTGATGGCGTACACTTCAGTGATGCTACCACTTCCCCAGAGGATGCAGGTTGGCGAGCCGCAGCAGCTAATTTATCAGATTTAGCCGCGATGGGGGCTGATCCTTTGGGTATTACCGTTGGGTTAGGGCTTCCTGGTGATTTACAAGTCAGTTGGGTTGAACGACTTTACCAAGGAATGACAGAATGCCTACAACAATACAATACTCCAATTGTCGGCGGTGATGTGGTGCGATCGCCTGTGACAACTATTTCAATTACCGCCTTTGGTCAAGTCGACCCCCAAAGAATTATCCGCCGTTCTGCGGCTAAAGTAGGAGATGCGATCGTGGTAACAGGTGTTCATGGAGCCTCCTATGCTGGCTTACAGTTGCGTTTGCATCCTCAATTAGGGCATAACCTCACTCCCGCAGAAAAGATGACTCTCATCAAAGCCCACCAACGCCCTCAACCACGATTAGATGTCTTACCAATTCTTTGGGATATTTTCAGCCCCTCCCCACTCCCTATCGCAGGGATGGATAGTAGCGATGGTTTAGCAGATGCTGTTTTACAAATTTGCCGCGTCAGTGGTGTTGGTGCTGTCTTAGAACGCCATCAAATTCCCTTACATCCATCTTTTGAGTGTTGGCTAAAACCAGAGCAAGCAATGGAATATGCTCTTTACGGTGGCGAAGATTTTGAATTAGTGCTGTGTTTACCACAGGAACAAGCCAATGCTTTAGTCAACAAACTAAATCAAAGTGCAGCAATAATCGGAAGCATTACATCTGGTTCACAAGCACTATTGCATGACAAGCATGAAAAAATCCCTGACCAAGTTCTCAGCCTTGGTCAGGGATTTCAACATTTTGATCAATAG
- a CDS encoding type I glyceraldehyde-3-phosphate dehydrogenase — translation MIRVAINGFGRIGRNFARCWLGRQNSNIDLIAVNDTSDPKTNAHLLKYDSMLGKLKDVDITADDNSIIVNGKTIKCVSDRNPENLPWREWGIDLIIEATGVFTSKEGALKHVNAGAKKVLITAPGKNEDGTFVIGVNHHDYDHNVHHIISNASCTTNCLAPIAKVLNDKFGIIKGTMTTTHSYTGDQRLLDASHRDVRRARAAAINIVPTSTGAAKAVALVIPELKGKLNGVALRVPTPNVSMVDFVVQVEKRTITEEVNQALKDASEGSLKGILDYSELELVSSDYQGTDASSIVDASLTLVMGNDLVKVMAWYDNEWGYSQRVLDLAELVAVKWQ, via the coding sequence GTGATTAGAGTCGCAATCAACGGTTTCGGGCGCATCGGGCGTAACTTTGCACGTTGTTGGCTAGGTCGTCAAAATAGTAATATCGACCTTATAGCTGTCAATGACACATCAGATCCTAAAACAAATGCTCACCTCCTAAAGTATGATTCCATGCTTGGGAAGTTAAAGGATGTTGACATTACTGCCGATGATAACTCTATCATCGTTAACGGTAAAACCATTAAATGCGTATCTGATCGCAATCCAGAAAACTTGCCCTGGAGAGAATGGGGAATTGACCTGATTATTGAAGCAACTGGGGTATTTACTAGCAAAGAGGGAGCATTAAAGCACGTAAATGCTGGAGCCAAGAAGGTTCTGATTACTGCTCCTGGAAAAAATGAAGATGGTACTTTCGTTATCGGCGTGAATCATCACGATTACGATCACAATGTACACCACATTATTAGTAATGCCAGCTGTACTACCAACTGTTTGGCTCCTATTGCCAAGGTGCTAAATGATAAATTCGGCATCATCAAAGGCACAATGACCACAACCCATAGTTACACCGGAGACCAGCGTTTGCTAGACGCTTCTCACCGTGATGTGCGCCGGGCAAGAGCAGCAGCCATCAATATTGTCCCCACCTCAACAGGTGCAGCAAAAGCAGTGGCGCTAGTAATTCCAGAACTCAAAGGTAAGCTGAATGGAGTTGCCTTGCGTGTACCAACCCCGAACGTCTCAATGGTAGATTTCGTTGTTCAGGTTGAGAAGCGTACTATTACGGAAGAAGTAAATCAAGCTCTCAAAGATGCCTCAGAAGGTTCACTCAAAGGTATCTTAGACTACAGTGAACTCGAATTGGTTTCCTCAGATTACCAAGGTACTGATGCTTCTTCAATTGTTGATGCCAGTTTGACTTTGGTAATGGGCAATGACTTGGTAAAAGTTATGGCATGGTATGACAACGAGTGGGGTTACAGCCAACGCGTTCTCGATTTAGCAGAATTAGTAGCCGTGAAGTGGCAATAA
- the nadD gene encoding nicotinate (nicotinamide) nucleotide adenylyltransferase → MQQLAIFGGTFDPIHWGHLLIAETALHQLPLDQIIWVPSLNPPHKQAAPFEHRVKMLQLVTQENPAFTVSLVETSRTGTSYAINTFIDLSAIYSNALWYWIVGLDTFQTLPRWYRGHELAQMCDWLIAPRQLDIDIVQSDIVCQQVEQQLRQMSSTIRWQFLDIPLVGVSSSHIRKLCCESKSIKSLVPEPVRFYITTHNLYSEKSE, encoded by the coding sequence ATGCAGCAACTGGCAATTTTTGGTGGCACATTTGATCCGATTCATTGGGGACACTTGCTTATAGCCGAAACGGCTTTGCATCAACTACCCCTAGATCAAATAATTTGGGTACCATCGCTCAATCCTCCACATAAACAAGCAGCACCATTTGAGCATCGGGTAAAGATGCTGCAACTAGTAACACAAGAAAACCCAGCTTTTACTGTCTCGTTAGTTGAGACCAGTCGCACTGGAACTTCTTATGCCATCAACACTTTCATTGACTTATCTGCTATTTATTCAAATGCTCTCTGGTACTGGATTGTGGGTTTGGATACTTTCCAAACTTTACCTCGTTGGTACCGTGGACACGAACTAGCACAAATGTGTGATTGGTTGATTGCGCCCCGACAATTAGATATTGATATAGTTCAAAGCGATATAGTTTGCCAACAAGTAGAGCAACAACTAAGACAGATGTCATCTACGATTCGCTGGCAATTCTTGGATATACCCTTAGTAGGCGTTTCGTCAAGTCATATTCGCAAACTTTGTTGCGAAAGTAAATCTATTAAGTCTTTAGTTCCTGAGCCGGTCAGATTCTACATCACGACTCACAACCTCTATTCAGAAAAATCTGAATAA
- the murC gene encoding UDP-N-acetylmuramate--L-alanine ligase, with the protein MSNAVDFGGRPFHFIGIGGIGMSALAYVLAKRKLPVSGSDVRPNHITRKLESIGTHIFGKQEASNLEFFHPKVMTNEAALSSQELLAVPVSLLPQVICSTAINTNNLEYKAALELGCPILHRSDVLAALIADYKSVAVAGTHGKTTTSSMIGYMLLQAGLDPTILVGGEVNAWEGNARLGESQYLVAEADESDGSLVKHAPEIGIITNIELDHPDHYDTLEEVIDTFQTFARGCKTLIGSIDCETVRDRLQPTISYSLHQDTNADYSVTNIDYRHDGTTALLWERGKALGVLKLRLLGRHNLSNALAAVAVGRVLNLEFGEIAKAIATFEGARRRFEFRGEVDGITFIDDYAHHPSELRATLAAARLQARPGQRVVAIFQPHRYSRTLTFLEEFSESFAHADLVVLTDIYSAGEPNLGQISGEQLAAEVGKFHPQVVYQSTLPQVREFLLKTLRPGDLALFLGAGNLNQVIPELIATLCEAATATS; encoded by the coding sequence ATGAGTAATGCTGTGGATTTTGGCGGTAGACCATTCCATTTCATTGGAATTGGTGGCATAGGTATGTCTGCTCTGGCTTATGTATTGGCAAAGCGTAAATTGCCAGTATCAGGTTCAGATGTTCGGCCGAATCATATTACGCGCAAGTTGGAATCTATCGGTACACATATTTTTGGTAAGCAAGAAGCAAGTAATCTTGAATTCTTTCATCCCAAGGTAATGACGAATGAAGCAGCATTAAGTTCACAAGAATTATTAGCTGTTCCTGTGTCCTTACTACCTCAAGTAATTTGTTCAACTGCAATTAACACTAACAATTTAGAATATAAAGCTGCTTTAGAATTAGGTTGTCCGATATTGCATCGCTCAGATGTACTAGCTGCTTTGATTGCTGATTATAAAAGCGTCGCTGTAGCAGGTACTCATGGCAAAACTACAACAAGTAGTATGATTGGTTATATGCTTCTGCAAGCTGGTTTAGACCCCACAATTTTGGTAGGTGGTGAAGTCAATGCTTGGGAAGGTAATGCTCGCTTGGGAGAAAGCCAATATCTAGTAGCAGAAGCAGATGAATCTGATGGTTCTTTAGTGAAACATGCGCCGGAAATTGGCATCATAACTAACATTGAACTAGATCACCCTGACCACTACGACACATTAGAAGAAGTAATTGATACCTTCCAAACATTTGCGCGGGGTTGTAAGACCTTAATCGGCAGTATTGATTGTGAGACAGTACGCGATCGCCTGCAACCTACAATCAGCTACAGTCTACATCAAGATACTAATGCTGACTATAGCGTTACTAATATTGACTATCGTCATGATGGCACCACAGCGCTGCTTTGGGAACGAGGTAAAGCTTTAGGTGTGTTAAAGTTGCGCTTACTGGGTCGTCATAACCTTAGCAATGCTCTTGCCGCAGTTGCTGTCGGTCGAGTTTTAAATTTAGAATTTGGTGAAATCGCCAAAGCTATTGCCACTTTTGAAGGTGCAAGACGACGCTTTGAATTTCGCGGAGAAGTTGATGGCATTACATTTATTGATGACTATGCCCATCATCCTAGTGAGTTGCGTGCTACTCTGGCGGCTGCACGTCTTCAGGCTAGACCAGGGCAAAGAGTGGTGGCTATCTTCCAACCCCATCGCTATAGTCGCACACTGACGTTTTTAGAAGAATTTTCTGAGTCGTTTGCCCACGCTGATTTAGTTGTACTAACTGATATTTACAGTGCAGGCGAACCTAACTTAGGGCAAATTAGTGGTGAGCAGTTAGCAGCAGAAGTGGGCAAATTCCATCCACAAGTGGTATACCAATCAACTTTGCCTCAAGTGCGCGAGTTCTTGCTGAAAACTCTCCGCCCTGGAGACTTAGCACTATTCCTTGGTGCAGGAAATCTCAATCAAGTAATTCCAGAATTAATTGCTACTCTTTGCGAAGCTGCTACAGCCACATCCTAA